CCCTACATCCTGGATCTGACATGAAGAAGAAAAACTTTTgggggaggttctcttctgcactgttcaaccaatccagtaactGTGGAGTAGTTCAAATGGAGTGTcgccacagatagaacaatgagacagatatttcactagatgtataaatgtgaagcatccggaaGCATCCGCCAGCAAGCCTATTTGCGAGCAATGGGAGAAGATGGAATGAGATGGATTTTGGTCGACATTCTGCAAATCTTCACatcaatgaaacatttgatctcaatacagttttctgttcccaaacgGAAATATGCAGAAGTATACGAGAATGCGCCAAtaggctctgcccacctcctttcttgttctgcccactatgactcatttgTTCCTATTGGAAACGAAAagctttttgttttattttgtctcTTTTTTTCACAACACAATTTTTGATTGTTTTAATGTATTTAGAAGCCCTCGAATGAATTACATCCAAAATCAATGCAACATTTATTTAGCCAATGGCTGGGCTACAAATGCAATACTAAAATATCCAACTTGTCATGTCTGATGCAAAAAAAACTATTCTTAAAACATGCCACTATCGTTGTTGTATCGTTGTTAACGTCCAAAAGCGGATTTGCTTCACAGGCTCTTTCCATTTCTTCTGAAAACCAGAACCAGATCTAGTTAGGGGACTCGGCAGAGGCACAGATAATCAATTATATTGACCAGAATCTCCAGAGAGAAATAGTAATTACGTATTTTTGAGGCACACGAACTCTGAATTGTGTTTTGTTTTTGGATAAACGCCAAAAATAAGGTCAGCGGCAAACACAGGTTTAGGAGATCTTAAACGTGTTTTTGTCATCTTTATCAGGCTAATGTCactttttttgattttttttaaagcacataaaggcttcatcgttaataaaggtcatgttaactgacttaTATTATTTCACAGAATCAGGTCGTACTGACAAAATACATGTTTCTCAGCCATATCAATGTGAGTTGTTGTTCACAAAGCGGCACAGAGGTGTCTCGCTCCCGCTtatcctttctttggattggtgaATATATCTCATTATTGTAAACCTCTTTTGAATATTCGATGAGGGTTGTTGACGTCAACCGCCCATATTCAATAGAGAGAGATGCTATGCTACTAACCTCAGACCATGCGTCTCAAGACAACTCTGATTGCGGTTTTTTTTCAAAGTTGCTGGATTGTCACGCACACTCGTAACAGCAATTAGCAGTAATTAGCATTACGAAACCTATTTTCAATCAAATAAACCTCACGTAGCAAATAAGCCATGCATTTTTTTAATTTACCAAATTCGAAACTCCATACAATTGATTTCCTTCGAGTTGGGTCTTCCTCTCTAGCTGAACGAACCAGAGGAAATGTATTTCCAGGTTTAATGACTACAACAAAgagatgtacagtggggcaaaacaagtatttcgtcagccactgTCCACTATCCCAAGATATGTTTTCTGTATCGTTCACAGTGAGCAAATGAAGAAATGTGCTGGGCAAAGTCAAGCACGAGATACTGGCGCGTTGTAGCAACTATTTGCTTATTGTCGTTAGGTAACGCCTTCTCTGCGTGTGCACAAACTCAATTCAAAATTGCACTCCTTCAAAACAacgcattttttttttttttttttactttagcaGTGTGTCAACTCTATAAAACTTAGTGCACTGTGTTCGTAACATATCTTAGTTTGGGGAACTGAAAAATgcattgagatcaaatgtttcatcgatgagcCAATTAACAGGCCCAGTTTGACCAGAGATACTTTAGAGGAGATGGGAAACTCCATAATCTCTTGATAACGTCATTGACGATGCATGGGCAACGTACACAAAGGGCCGGGCTGTGCATTCTGAGCTATTTTGGGACACAGAGCGTCTCTCCCTCAAAAGGGTGAATGGGAGTCAATTGGGTGccagctcaaatcaaatcaaatgttattggtcacatacacatatttagcagatgttattgcgggtgtagtgaaatgcttgtgttcttagctccaacagtgtagtaatatctaacaatacacacacatctaaaagtaaagtaatggaattaaataaatattaggacgagcaatgtcggagtggcattgactaaaatacagtacaatagagtacagtatattgatatgaaatgagtaaaacaaTATGTAAACCTTATTAattaaggtgcagggttgagtaaccaggtggtagCCAGCGAGTGATgcctatttaacagtctgatgaccttgagatagaagctgtttttcagtctctcggacccagctttgatgcacctgtgctgacctcgccccctggatgatagcggggtgaacaggccgtggcttgggtggttgatgtccttaacgatctttttggcctttctgtgaaATCGGAtactgtaggtgtcctgaagggcagacagtgttcccccggtgatgcgctgGGCAGACCGAACCACacctggagagccctgcagttgcgggcagtgcagttgctgtaccaggcggtgatacagcccaacaggatgctctcaattgtgcatctgtaaaagtttgtgagggtcttagggaccaagccaaatttcttcagcctcctgcggttgaagagtcgctgttgcgccttcttcacctcactgtctctgaccatttcaaatcatcagtgatgtgtacgctgaagAACTTGAAGATTTCCACCTCCACTGCGGTcccttcaatgtggatagggtTGTGCCTCCTCTGCTTTTTTCTGaaatccacaatcagctcctttagttttgttgacgttgagggagaggttatttttcaGGCACCACTCTGcctgggccctcacctcctccctgtaggctgtcttttttaattaattttttatttaaccagtcagataagaacatattcttatttataatgacggcctataCCAGCCaaacccgaacgacgctgggccgATTGTGTGCCACCCtgcctcgtcattgttggtaatcaggcctactatggTTTTGTCTtcggcaaacttgatgaatgagttggcggtgtgtttggccacacagtcatgggtgaacagggagtacaggagggggatgagtcctacccttgtggggcccctgtgttgaggaacagtgaagtggaggtgttgtttcctaccttcaccacctgggggcggccagtcagaAAGTACAGGACCtatttgcacagggcggggttcagacccagggcccagaGCTTGATGATGGTACAATGGTGTTGAAGgttgagctatagtcaatgaacagcattcttacatataaGTATTTGACGAGAGGGCGGAAAATGAGGTTTTGTTTGAAACTGTTAGTGAGTTAGGTGAAGATAATAGCACAGAGAGTGAGAATGAGTGGGCTACAGTGGAAAAAAAGGGAAACAAGAAAAGTACAGTTGTGGTGGAAACTAGGAAACCCCTAGACTCATTTTTAGTCGGAGTGAGGGTATTGGACCAATGCTACCTGGGAAATCTGTTTAACATCTCTAAGAAAATCTGGAATGTGTTGAAGGAAAGTGTTAAGTCAGTGAGAATCACAAGAAGTGGTCTTATTTAGAAGTTTCATGTCTGCGGAGCAGAAGAAGCATGTTTTAATACTCAAAAAGATAATCGATGGAATGCTTCCTGTATGGATTTTCGAAGCAGGGCGCCTATCAAGAGGGTTATTTCTGGGGTGGCACAAGAAGTAAAGGCAGATGATATAACTGAGGAGATACTGTAGATGGAGTGGTTGTTGCACCttgactgacccgtatggtggatggagaaAATACATTTACTTCATCCCTACTAGTGTTCTTTAATGAAGAGTGTTTCCCTTCCCATATAAAGTCAGGATTCATGACTTTTGTGCACAAACCCTTTCAGTGTCATTAATGCAGAAGATTTGGTCATATGTCAAATGTGTGCAGACAGGAAGAGTATCATATGCCAGATTAAATTAAATGCTGCAATTGTGGTGGCGATCATGCGTCCAAAATCCTGGAGCGCCCTTTTAGGGTGAAGGAGACAGAGGTGGAAATAGTAAGGAGTGTCCAGTGTCTCCTATCTGGAAGCTGGGAGAAGAGTGGAAGGAGCAAATGGTGGGGAGAAAAACAATGGTAGTAGAGCCACCATGAGTTTCTCATTAAACAAGGAATCATGAAATGTTACATGTTAAAAAGGTGGattttgtattatttattgtAATGGTCATAAACTGTACAGTACAATCAGAGAAGAAGTCTGAGAAAATTGGAATCATTATCAATGCTGATTAATGTTTTTTAGATTTTTGTTATCTCACAGCCGAGGCCTTGCAAGAAATCTTGTCTTTGAATGTTCCACTCTCACAGGCCCCTGAGCCTGTGTAGGGATGCAGTTTGGAATGGACTGTGATTGAAAAAGTGAGATGTGTTTTGTTTGTTGAAGTGtctattttttgtattttgtatgatGTAATTTCCCCCACTTTTCTGCAATGGATTTTTGTATTTTCTCCTTCAATATCCCGTCCAGCTAATGTACTATCAACATTGGATGCCAAACGCCGTTTAACCCAAATGAAGAAGAAGGAAATGAGAAAGCTGAATCAAAGATTTTTATAAATTAAACAATAAATCCTATTGGCACGTTCAAGTACACgtctgcatatttccgttaggaaACGCCTACTTTGTGACGTGCGTATGCAATAACTCAATTTGTCTTTGCACTCCTAAACAgcgcaatttaaaaaaaaaaaaacttttgcaaAGGGTAAAGTCAAGAAAACTTTTCCCACTCTGTTCATAACCAAATGTAGTTTGGGGAatagaaaactgtattgagatcaattGTTCAATCGATGAGAAAATTTacagaatgtcggccaaaatcaATATAGTTTCCTCTTCTCCTTACTGCACGCCAGTAgtcttcctctcactaccatatttgttAGGGAGTGGAAACGCCcaccggatgcttcacatttatacatccagtAAAATATCTGTCTTATTGTTCTGTCTGTGGCTGAACCACTTCTTCCTCATTCGCACATTTCAGAGTTTGCTTTTCCCCGGTTTAAATAATCTCATTTTTGTCTTGAAGAATTGCAATCGCATAAGAATGAATTATGTGAGATCTGACATCACTTAAAGGTTCGTGATTTTAAATAGTAAATCAAAATGCAATTTATCGTTTAGTTGATAATGTTTTATTTCGGCTCTCGTTCGAGAGTTTCCGTTTATTCATTGGCCTAAACGTTTTTACGGGATGTAGGATAGGCTACTGTAGAGTCAAAAGAGTGTCATTTTGGAGTTAAAATAGTTTAGGCTTTAGCTGTTATCAGTATTTTGTCTTGATTTTTAAGGCTAATGTCAGTGCTTTACATAGGGAACACAACTTGACATCTCGTTGTTGTAGGCCTATAATGTTTGTTGAGCTGTAGATTATGGAAAATACAAATAGCCAAGTGAAGTAAGTCATGGGAGGAAATGTTGCCAGTGTAAAATGTTACTCTGAATAAGTAAAAAATCCTGGCTCTACAACTTTCATACTTCATCATAGTCTTTGAACTGAGGGAAATTTCAAAGAACAGACTAATTCCACCTAAAAGTCATGACAACTTTATGGTGTATATTTTGTATCATATGCTAGGCTACTATTGCTGTTTACAGGGGAAATGTCAAATAGTTGTTCAGCATCTCAATGGCCTATGGGAAATTCCAGCAAAATGTCTCAGAATAGACCAACAAAACAAATGTGTGTCTACAGAACCACTTCGGGGAAGCGTATACCCCAAAAAACAGACTTAGAAATATTGGCATGTTGGAGAAAAAGCTAATAATGGACGTTATAGATGTGTCATGAAATGGACAAGCTTTTTGGGGAGACTGAACATAATTAGCTATGTGAGTTTGTAAGTCCTATGTTAATGCATGGATGACCATTTCGAAGGAAAGGCTTggctgaatacaaaaacaatcatTTTGATCAAGAAATCAATCATAACACATTTGTAGTCATCTGGAATAGGGATGCACAATTTattggtgaacatatcggaatagGTCGACATCAGCTACAAATGGCAACATCGGTATctgcccgatgtctagtttaacattGATGTGAataaccgatgtcaaagctgacatgCATACCTATATGACGTAATGACGCCAAGTAACATTTTtcgctacacgtgcaacacagcattccaaACCTAGCCCACAATATCTGCtatgtggatcgagcagtcatttgaaagagtaagaaattttcagcgagacaactcaaaggcgaaatccattaatgccaagataatggaattcattgcccttgacagtcaaccgttctctgtcatgggtgatgttggctttcgctaatggtcgagcaccggtacacactaacgTTACCAACTGCACTGTtattcagatgttgccctaccggagttacacagtaataacgtcactgctattagcttcacggcATAGCTAGCTTTTGCTTGGTACCTAGAGatcaccaatacaaccagcctgaaaacaatgaccagtagaaactgcagtcattttcactgttcttagcaatgatttaggaatcattgtgagtaagtattagctaggtagccacttgttgtttgcctatttaaattgaacttcagttcatgaaaataaatagctaacCAGCTACTTAACCTTGATGCCCAAAGCTAATGTTATAAGCAGCCAGACAACTTCATTTGGCTAGTGAGGCTTGACctgaccgggttatgtgttgtgaagctagccacaataaggattagacacaatagtggaatttgctgtttgacttcaaaataaaagtacctatttgaaagtgatgcagaaggttacaattggtggaatcatgccatatttagactagataatgtgaaacaaggttggaatgtgacgcaatgaaatggggtatcagtctactcggtgacacccacagaacacaactgtaaAGGGTTTACGCAAATAGCATTGTAGCTCTTATCGCGGGACTGGGACTATATGTGAAATCATCTCCCCAGTtagcctattgtgtgtattgacattcatattgcactctACAGCTTTACCTAAGAATTGGgaatcaatgaaatggggtaacATTCAATACCCAATATATTTTCTCCCAATGTGCTCCTTAGAGTTAATAGACTCTCAGCATCCACGCAGTATTGTTATTCCTCaggaatagtgttcaatacacataggttgacaataaatgtggctcaattcacagTTGTTTCAGAATCCCACAATAAGAGCTACCatgctaatgttctctgggtgtcactgagtagactgatacctgtgtcattgatccacaatccataggtaaggctgtacagtgaaacaAGTATGccccccaatgcaattctaaagtataatTAATCCAGTGTGATTAACAGACTTGCCAAATTAACAAattgtcttttgttgattttatataacaacattccaaccttgtttagcATGAGCTACTAAAaaaagtatggcataattctactatttgtattcatttgcatcactgtcaataaagtccttttattttgaaggctaaccgcaaagttcactattgtggctaatccttattgtggctcgCTTCACATAGATgtgtccgaccaccattaatcaaataagaactgtcttataaattaggattcttttagatgatgacacatagctctatagttagctagctaactgtagcCACTGAAACAGATTATGccattttgctatgtttttggggaagaacattgtttgcatccatgagctagctagcttttctttatgaccagcactgtaggtgtgcGAGACAACTTCACCAGCATCATAGCATCGGTATCGACGAATCGTTGTgacatgaaatacgagtgattgtgtaataactacgtaaaagAATGTATGAACGCCTTAAATGATTacgtgacgtgcagtcatattcaggtcttGATTGGTCAACATGcttatttgacgtgtatcttttttgacatgcaaagacccaaacggcgttccatagaaatcctggttgagaatgaaacgactgaacaaatgagcaacgaaacagcacagcaagtaagtgaaagaaataggttttgattatgttttactggtaatggggacatacgtaaatgccaacaaaataactttttggtcggtgtggtgtgtgtgtgtgtaacctttttttactaggcaagtcacttaagaacaaattcttatttacaaatgacggcctaccccggccaaccccagacgacgctgggtcaattgtgcagtgccctatgggactcccaatcacggccggatgtgatacagcctgaattcgaaccagggactgtagtaatgcctcttgcactgatatgcagtgccttagaccgctgcattcATGTGTgcgtgttaactatttaactgtactagaatgcttaaaaggctgccaaaaatgtcatattggTGTGTCACTAGTTTGGAATGTTTATGTTGTCTCCCAAAAAGCTTGTTAATTTCATGACCCATTCATAATGCCTACAATTTCTTTATTTCTCCAAATATTTAGACATCTGCTTTTTTGATTATATGCTCACCCCATTATGGTATTTCTTTTCCCATTTAGGCTAAATTATGTTTCCTTCCTATCTAAACACAACCAAAATGTTACATGAACTGAGCTACTATTTACTCCCTTAATACCGCTATGCAATAGTGATTCTTTGGCACTTAAATAAAAATGAATTATACATTTGCCAAATTAGTTATTGTAAGGCTTTCCCTCTAATTGTTTACTGGAAGCAAATTCTTTACAGATGCAATGCGATCCGTTCTGTTTGGTTCTCGCAGTGCTTACTTCCTTCCATGACACACAGTTCAATATTTGGCTACAGTGCgtcactcctctctctatattTAGAGGTGCAGGCTGCTTCCTCAAGAAGGCTGAGGCTCTTCAGAGTTAACATGTGATTTTGTGTTGTGATTCTACTGAATCACCTCGCAATGCATAGTACACAATTGCAACGTGTTTGAAGAAGTAAACTAGCTCTCAAGCTAATTACGAAATCCTCCAAAAAGTTGCAAGGACATTTCATAATTTTGTCAAATCCTATTTATTTTTCAGGTTTTGGGCTGCAGCTTGATCAGAGTTGATGAGATGCTGGCGTGAGGGGTGACACTGGTTTTGTTTCCCCCCTGAGGTCCAGGGAGCCAGGATGCAGGGGGCCATAGCACGGGTGTTTGTGGTGGTGGCAGCGGCCATCTTGAACCATCCGCTGCTGTTCCCGCAGGAGAACACCACCCTCCCAGAGCAGGATGAGGCCCTGCTGGCCCGCATGAGGGAGCATGAGAAGAGGCTGGAGCTGGAGCAGGCGCGGCTGGAGCAGGAGCTCTTGTATGCAGGCACGGAGCAGCAGGACCCTGTCTCAGAGGACGGCTACGGCTGGTACTTCTGGAGCGCCCTCTCACTGGTCATCTTCTTCACTATTGAGGTGTGTCGGCAGGATTTGGCAGACATGGAAGCCCGATACGCTGATGATGAGGATGGGTTTGTTGAGGGTGGATCCATCAGTTCCAAGACACTCCAGCTTGATAAAGGAGTCCTAAACAGCTTCTGTGAGAGATGCATCCACACCTCGGCCCATGAGAACTGGAGGGTGCGGGAATTTGTGGAGGGCTTCGCTGATGACCTGCTGGAGTCACtgaggagtgtgtgtgacagggaaaCTGACATGGAGGTGGCTGACTTTGTGGGCGTTGGGAGCATGTTTGAGTCGTGGAGGGTGAGCAAGCCCCTGATGTGTGATCTCATTGTCCCTTTCGTCCCACCGGAGCCATACTCCTTCCAGTTCCATCTGTGGTGCAGCCCCTCCAGTGACGTGCCCCTGGACATGCAGGGCTGTGGCAGGATCAAGGTGACAAAGGTCGGGGAGAATGAGGACGGCTGTCTCTGTGGCTCTGCCAACCTGGGTGAGGACATGCTGTGCTTGCTACACAGCAAAAATGAAAAGCCTAGAGCAGACTACACCCCGGATGACCTTCTGTGCTCCAAGAACACACGTTATCTGGCTAAGGACCAGGTCATGAAGTGGTTCCAGATCTCCGTGACCAAAGCCTGGGGTCGGATTTCTCACAAGTACGAGTTTGAGCTCACTTTCCGCAACCTGGATGCTACTGGAGCACTGAAGGTCCGATTCCGCTCAGGAAAGGTTGTTGTGATGAACATCATCCCCGTTGTGGAACTAGATGGCACAAATGCCTACTTTGTGTCACACTTCCCCTCTGACAGCAGCACCTCCTCAGACACTTACTGGCCCCTCTCCTTCGCTGTCTATGAGAGGAACCTGCTAAAACATCTGGCTAAAAGCCTGCCTGAAAATTCCTGCCACCTCCACTGCCTTCAGATCATCACCTTCCTACACAACAAACAGATGGGTCTAACTGGCAGGTGTGCTCTGACCAACTACCACCTGAAGACGACCCTGCTGCACCTGTTGTTGAGTAAGAGCTCGTCTAGCTGGGGCTCTGAGAGTCTGGAGCACAGGCTACGGGACATGCTAGGCTTCCTTCACAGGAGTCTTCAGGAGAAGAGACTCTGTCACGCTCTGGTTGGGAACAGCCAAGTTCCACCAGAAGTCCGGGTTCCTGAAACATTCCACAGAGCGGAGCCCATCAATC
Above is a genomic segment from Oncorhynchus masou masou isolate Uvic2021 chromosome 23, UVic_Omas_1.1, whole genome shotgun sequence containing:
- the LOC135511035 gene encoding inositol 1,4,5-trisphosphate receptor-interacting protein-like — encoded protein: MQGAIARVFVVVAAAILNHPLLFPQENTTLPEQDEALLARMREHEKRLELEQARLEQELLYAGTEQQDPVSEDGYGWYFWSALSLVIFFTIEVCRQDLADMEARYADDEDGFVEGGSISSKTLQLDKGVLNSFCERCIHTSAHENWRVREFVEGFADDLLESLRSVCDRETDMEVADFVGVGSMFESWRVSKPLMCDLIVPFVPPEPYSFQFHLWCSPSSDVPLDMQGCGRIKVTKVGENEDGCLCGSANLGEDMLCLLHSKNEKPRADYTPDDLLCSKNTRYLAKDQVMKWFQISVTKAWGRISHKYEFELTFRNLDATGALKVRFRSGKVVVMNIIPVVELDGTNAYFVSHFPSDSSTSSDTYWPLSFAVYERNLLKHLAKSLPENSCHLHCLQIITFLHNKQMGLTGRCALTNYHLKTTLLHLLLSKSSSSWGSESLEHRLRDMLGFLHRSLQEKRLCHALVGNSQVPPEVRVPETFHRAEPINLFRPLVLQRELYADTLRHFQEMIRNAPVLIQEYTPLLQNGDTHHRFNSMAQSE